agctcacagggatttgCCTAAAATaggtttacctcattatttgaagttttgaccacgtttaacatgaaaatccgaCATTATGACattatagatatgacagaaaatacaggaaagcataatatgtccgCTTtaggtgttgttgttgttgttgtgctgGCTGACACGGCCACAAGGAGGCAACCTCACTCTGCAGCTCGTATTTGTGCACAGGGCCACAGAGGAGTCAAAGGTTACGAACAAAAAGGTAATGTGATCAGTTACACATTTCATTTTCGGTAACAGTGTGCTGAGCTTGCCTGAAATGAGCAATTAACCAGCCTGGACATAATGTTTCAAATTCTATTGCATTTTCTATTGCTTTGAAATCATGTGAGCTTCAATAATATTTATCAAATTGCTTTCTAAAGTTTTTTGCCATGTCTCGCTATACAGTAACACACAAGAATTGGAtaattcaatcaatcaatcaatcaatgaatccatttttatttgtcacatgaaatcatacgaggtacaattccagtgaaatgttatcccatcagctccttcaatTGATTTGATTAGAGCAGTCCTTTCCTGTGTAAATGATTCAGAACGGCCGCACACACATTAATCCAGGAAGCTGATGTCTTAATGTGCCTTTTGCATTGTAAGTTATAGCTTCTATGAACCACGCTTGTCGTTGCTGCCGTTGTAGCTTTTCCAAGAGCTTTGATGGATCTTTCTGTGGTGTAAACATTGATCATATTTCACTGTCATTCTGTTCTTGTAGCTACTGAGGTCTACGTGGTTGCCCAAAGATTTCAATCATCAATTCTTTATACCTGTGCAGCTTCACCCTGGATTCAGTGGTTTTGGTTCAAAGGCCAGATCATCCCAGTGAAGGATTTTCCACTTAGAAAAACAAACCTGTcaaaagaatatatatttttttaatgtattcagCACTTTTGCACACATTTCGACTGCTGGTATGTTATATTAAAAGAGGCAGCATATTGTTAGATTTGGCTCctgataatacatttttaaattctcCTCTCCAGTATCGGTGCTTTTCAGACATCATGCCCCAAACAActccacatttaaaaaagaaaaaaaaaataattatacaaAAAAGGAAACAGCTCCACATTATTAGTCCATGAGTGTGAGTGACAGTTTGTCCCTAAATGAAGAGACTGCATGGTTTTGTCGGTCCCACCACTCTGGCAAATGCTGACCATTCACTTCCTGACACAGCAGTTGTATTTAACACAGCCACGTGCCCCtgtcgaacacacacacacacacacacacacacacacacagtgttggtTTAAAAAGTAATTCTAAACAGTGAAAAGGAGCTCTCAAACGCAAACACAACACATACTACATGCATACACGATGTCTCAGAGTTTTCCAAACTACAAAACCCAGCATAGGTGAAGGCATACGATTAAAGTGTACGAGTGACTATAACATGTTATAGCTgtccaaattatttatttttatatatatatatatattttattttatatatatatatatatatatatatatatatatatatatatatatataaataagtttCATACATCAATAAGAgaagagacacacaaaaacacaaaaactgcCACGTGACAtcaacttttttcttttatttcaaaatattcTCCCAACAGGATGAAACTCAGAGAAGCCCAGAGGGTCCAAAGCCAATAGAGCCGTCTAGAACAGAAGCACCACTCATTATTGCTATGTAACTCTGCTGCAGGACAAGGCGCTCAGGAGGggggtaaaaataaaaataaaggggGAAATAAAGTCAAACACAAAGACCCACAAACACATTCACTCCGGCACACACGTACAAAAGGAGCTAAGTGAAACACTGGTGGTGATTCTAAAAAACTAAgatctttttaaaaagctgcagATGTTCTCCATGGCGACTATGAACTTGGTTTCTTGTAGCTCTGCATCTGAACTGCTGATATACATCCACAAGTCCTCCCCTTAACCATCAGGGGGGGAATTAATCAGAGTGCCAAATACAATAATGATCTTTCATAGAGACTACAAATATAGTTAGAGCTGGTTTAGAGATCATAACAGTCGTGTTTACGGCCCCCTTTAGGCAAGTAAAAGAACATCTGCAGCCGCCTGATAAAAAGGTTGCGATCGAATAGTCAAAAACTCGATGGAAAATCTCATGAGGTCAAAGAAAGATGTGAAGGAAAATTCAAAAGGACTTAGGAAATCTGCTCGGAGAATCCGACAGCACTCAGGCTACGTAATTAGTGCAACCGCGAATGTTACTGACGCGGATCTGCCATGGTGAAACTACAACGGTACTGAAGATAGACTACTAAAAGTGCATCTTAGATACTTCGCCCtgtgcgttcttactgttttgaTTCAAGCAGGCTATATACAGTAACTTACATGATAATTTGCGTACCTTGTCGGccatgttgtgtgtttgttttcgtGAACGGCCGAATGGTGTGTCACTTAAATGTTGCTGCCACAAGGAATTGTGGGACGGCATTATCTCCTTTCCTTTCGTAAAGGATGGTCCTGTGTTCCCTATCCTCAAGGAGATAAGAAAGGAAGCATTGAAGCAACTTTCCTTAGCATTTAGAGAATTCGACAAGCTCTTATCATGGCTGCAACTTAGATACTTCCGGGTCATTTCGCTCAGTTAGGAAACTTCCTAAGCAAAAAAAGACTTATTCGACCACAGCCAAACACTTAATTCTGTCTTGCTGTTTCTGAGAGGCGTGGGGCGATACAGAATGGAGGAGGAAGGACAATTCCGGGCAAAACATACTGTAGGTAAGGGAGATAAAAGAAGTGTGAATATATGGAAAAGGGGCTGCTGGTTGTCCGTCTCTACTATCACAAGTCTAAAAAAAATTCAGCATGGTACAAAAATCGTCAGTAAAAAAAGATGCTTTGCTGCCATGGAGTCAGAGGGGACGAGTCGGTGGACGCGCCCGTGTCTTTACGCCTTCTCCTCAGTCGCCTCCTCCGCTGCTTCAGTTACCTGGAGGGAAGAAGAGGGGAAAGAGTTACCCAACGATGCCACAGGTAGGTTCCAAAGCGGATTGGAATTTACTAGCCTCGAAGGGAAACCAACAACTTTTGCTTGGCTTGACACCTCTCTCATGTCTGTGAGCTACATGGGAAGCTAGAGCCAGGAGGCGGTTAGCATAGCTTGGAACTGGAAAGATTGGAAACAGGttaaaacagctagcctggctcggtttcaaaagtgtaaaaaaaaacaaaaaaacaaacacataccagcacctctaaagctcacgaATTAAAAACTTGTAACTGGTTTGTGTAATACGTACAAAAACTGATGACAGAACTATGTTtgaggctagctgtttccccggAGTCCAGTCTcccagctaagctaaccatctcctGGCGCTAGCTTCATATGTAGCATACAGCCAGGAGAACGTTgtcgatcttctcatcttactCTTCAATGTTGATTTATTCCTTTACGTATGATACAGGAATTGCATTGGCctgtttattttcttaaatgtaGCTACGCAGAGAAGAGTTTACGTTAAAATGTAATATGTACAGAACAGCTGCAATgtcgtttttctttttaactttgaAAACCTGGGCCTTAAGCAGGTTTATGTAGTCAtcaggattttgtttttttaataacaccTTCAAATCTGGAGCATGGACTGTAGTCCACTTACTGATTGTTATGACAGATAGTTTCGGTTTTATGTGCTGagttttttaagatttccaacTCTGGAAATGAAATGTCAACAGTCATTGGGACAATTTCTCCAGTAGAAGGTAGTTCGAAAAACAACTCTTCACAGTGAGATCTGTGGATTATCAAGGGTAACGGGGACCTTGTTTCTGAAAAGAAtttttcaaatgtcttttttatgcTGTGAGCAGAACAAACAATATGTCATTCACCTCCATTGTATTGGGGTGTCAGGTATGGACATTTCAAACCTCAGCAAATTAACCAAAACTATCAACAGTTGCGAAAGGTAAAATGTAGCCACTCACCCTAATTTGATGATTGGTCCGGCTTCAAGCTGCTAGCTCAAATGATTATAAGTGAATGTTTCTCTGCTTAAAATCTTGTAGTGTTCACATGATTGGCTTATGTGATATTATTAAACCACCATAGCTAAGATTTTTTACTAAATTGCTCTGAAAAGTTACTCATTGAAACCCGTAACTCCTCTAGTATCTGCAGAAATCATCTCTTTATTTCCTCTGCCTGACCACTGGTGAAGCCAGCAGCCTATTGCTGCTTTTCCACAGCATGGTAcaactcgactctactcgattcactgtttggttttccattagcaAAAGTTTTGGATAGCGCCTggtattgtttttattacaaCCTTTTTTACAAAAGAATGTAACctttttacaatttttcacAAATTAAGCCAAGGTTCTAAGTGATCCGAGACGATTTTCGaaaggtggagttaaaacaATGCAGACCAtggattggtcagagagaaacaCGAGACGTCCTGCACAAacctgccatttttaaatagttaagTTACCGTCAATAGCACGTcccaaatttcttttttttttttttttttttatattcactcAGGCACCATGCAAAACTACGCCGTACAATTGACGAAGTGCAGACGTTTGGTGGCCAATTAAAGGATCCAGAGAATTGGGTGGAAGATGATGTAATGGCCGTTTTATGGCTTTCAGCTGAGAATCCCGCCTACACCGAGGGGGTACTATCCGCAGTGGAAAACGAAAAGAGAAAAGTACTGGTAACCAAAAAGTGAGTCGAGTGGAGCAGAGCCATACCATACAGTGGAAACACAGTGAGCCAATCACATTTCACCTCACAGCTGTGATGAACAGCAAACCTTGCTGCGCATGGGTTAAAAGTTGTCCTTGGCCCACTTCACTCCACACAGCGACAAAAATGCCagacatcctcctcttctctctctcactctccacGGTCtccttcattctctctctctctctctctctcactctcactctcggACCCGCCACAGCACTccaaagcacactgggtaaaTGTTTGCACAATAACATACAATTTTTCTGAATAAGTTAGTGTCCAAACACACACTCGAGATGGATTAGAAACACTCGACCATACCCTTAACTCTGACTGTCTCACTCTGCCCTCTCACTGACATCAAGGAGGGAGCCATGCTGTTGGAAGACACTCTGACAGACGGACGAGACAcgtagatctgtgtgtgtgtgtgtgtgtgtgtgtgtgtgtgtgtgtgtgtgtgtgtgtgtgtgtgtgtgtgtgtgtgtgtgtgtgtgtgtgtgggggtgtcaGCATGCATCGTGTGAGTCGAAATAGATGTGTAGTGGTAGGAAAAAGTGTGGCAATGCAGTGGATAAAtatagtgtatgtgtgttcatggtatacacaaattgacaaaataagggaataaagataattattttcttgtctgtctgactgaatgttttcttctttcatCAACACTTTCTAATTTTCCCTCCTCATACCTCATTGGTCTTGGTCTCTCCGTTCTGGGCGGGGCCGTCATCCTTCTTACCCTTAGCGCCGCCTTTCTTTGCCTTCGCCCCCTTATCGTCTGCCACCTTCTGCGTGCAAGAAAAGAGAAAACtgcattgaactgcatgaaaaTGACATGATGGTACATATCATCATGCTTGGAAAATATTCCCACTATGACCTCAAAGTGATCTATCTACGTGTGAGGCTCATTGTCTTTTTGCTCatgtatataattattataatatttaacCAATACTCAAAGTAAATACTAATGCATTCCTGTATTGTTTTAAAAGGGTGAAAGAATGAGCCCTGGATACTGTAGGTGTAGCTGCAAAGTCTGATTGCATGTGAggagctctctgtgtgtgtgtgtgtgtgtgtgtgtgtgtgtgtgtgtgtgtgtgtgtgtgtgtgtgtgtgtgttccacatCCAGCGGCCTTGGTCACGCACATGAACGAGTAGTGAGGGGCAACCGAGTGCCTCGGACTGTTGCCAATTCATGGGGAtataaataaatcattgtaggcgtaggtgtgtgtgtgtgtgtgtgtgtgtgtgtgtgtgtgtgtgtactttacCTTGACGATGGCCTTCTTGGGCTTGGCCTCAGACTTGGGTGGAGCAGGTTTCTGCAAATTAAGCAGAAGTTATTTAGGATTGACCAACTGAGCAGTGCACACTTTTGGATAAATATTATCcacgttatttattttattattattattaatttgtatTTAGTTCCCCATCCTCTCACTTCCCTGTCTCTACACTTACAGAGACATTTCTGTACTGTTTAAAATCCTGTTACCTAAGCCACAGGAGCTGCTTAGAGTATTCACTGGGACTGACACAGAACACATGGAGGCTGTACTGGCTCCCACTGTAGATATTAATAATAACCAAGTAATTGTACCATATTTCCTATAAAGCAGTGGGATCTGACAATATTCCTGTGCAAAGCAGTTTTAAATACCTGCCTCTTTTCAAAATGAACTGACTTCAGACCACTGAACAATGACTATATCAGATGGGAGTTCAAATTGAGTGTGGACCTCGTTAGCCTGAAGCCACGAGCTACAGTAACACTGCTGTGACAAAATTAAATCATGTGATTCTTTCTCAAAATATCTCTGTTTTTCTTCACGGACACACATGAGATGATAAATGAAAGACATAAATTCTTCTTACGCTGGGGGATGGGGGGGCTTGACATTTATAATTAGGTGCAGGAAATTGCCGACCATATTAGAATTTGGAAACACAAGGAAGAGTATATTTTTGACACGCAGTCCAAATAGTAGCCGATAAACAACATAGCAGTGCTGGTTTGCtgccaaaaaaagtcacatgttTATAAGATGACCGCTGAAGGCGTTCAAAGAACCAGGAAATTAGATCAGATCAGGAAACATGCACAACATTTACAGCTAGCATGTTTACATCAGTCCAGTCACATTAAAAGCTTTAAGGAGTAGTttggcattttgggaaatagcCTACACttattctctttcttcttcttaccATTCTCACGTCTGTCCGTTAAaacatgaagctacagccaagaGAGGTTTAGCATTAAAACTGGGAACAGCTAGCACAGTGATTTTCCTGGTCTCCATAGGTCgcctggccaagaaatagtctccCGTAAAATGGCgatttgtcttttttacagtttgtttatttcagattaaacaaacaagatttaTTGTGTTAATTTGTGAGCTGGTAGTTTTTACTTTTGGATGGAGCCAGACTAGCTGTCACTCTCTTGTTTCCAGTcttgctaagctaagctaattggctGCTAGCTGCataataagcatatttcccaaaatttgaaactattcctttaaagtgcACATGCAAATGTACGAACACATGCAAAGACTCAATACTGATGGGTTCGACGTGCAAAGTACAACACAGATAAAAACATACGGCCTGTATGGCAGAGCTGCATGATCACATCAAAATTATAAGCTAATGACTCATTGGCTAGATAACAGTATTATTGTAAATAACCATAATCATTAGCTTTACTAGGATTTGGGGAACAATTTGAGCATTTTTAATGCAAATGGAACATTTTCTATGAATAGCTTTGGTTACTGTCGAGGCAACTTTAGTTGGGGATCTAATTAGGAAGAACATGCTTTTTTGGTACAATTTTCTAAACTCATTCACTGCTACGGAAAGGAGGAAGAATTATGactaaaaaaagtcattaaaatagCATGTCCAGTGTAAAGGTTGGtaacaaaaagtgataaaaggccTTTAATTAACAGGGCAAGACATTAAGAATACACCAACGCGTATCGGCTTAAGCCTTCCTTTTAATCATGCAGCCCCACACTTGAACAAGTTGTTGCACCAGACCAGACTGAGAATGGACaaagacaacagaaaaaaaagacaggcgTACCAAGCCAGACAAAATCCTCAGGGAACATGTTTATGGAATATGTAAATTGCCTTGATCAAATCCATAAACTGGGAGAGGACTTTACTCTGAGCTTTGGTAATATGACACTTACTGTACTAACCCACAAAACTGAGGCGGGATGAGGACAGTGAGAGAGGTGAAGACAGGGAGAGGAGAACGAAACTTACCGCTGACAATCTCTGTGACCTTCTGGGGGGCTACCGGAACAAGGGATGatcaatgagagagagagagagagagggagagagagaaagagagagagacagtgacagagagagacagatatcaGTTGTACCTTTGCGGGCTGATCCTGAGTGCTCTGTGACTGCTACAGGTGTCCTAATCATTAACCTGTCATGTGTctcttctctcactctctcacacacacacacacacacacacacacacacacacacacactatcacttagtacaataaaaacacagcacacaaacacacgcctgcacgcccacacacagcacacaaacGAAACATGTACCTCTTGCTTTGTGACTTTGGAGGCCTCCTTGCCCTCAGGTCCCTCTGGAGACTGTAGGAAATGCAACGAGGAATGGAGAGACCGTTAACAGGTTAAGCGTGTGTATGAGCCctctacagtttttttttttctggctgtTTTTATCTAGCAtcatcaaaacattttaatttttaaaaatgaGATGTGGTTCACAAGGGGTTTTCTCTGTTTAGATGTGTATATGTAGTTCAAGCTCTCTGTGCAGTAATACAGGGAGCCAGGATGAGTTGTAAAGACAAATAATGCTAATCATTAAGCAGCTTTATGAAAAGGTCAGAAGGTTACATACTGACATGAAAAGTGCTGGAGGCTCCTTTTTTATTATAGAGAAACGCCTAACTTCCTGGACAGACATCAcacttactactactactactactacgaataataataataataataataacaataataataataataataataataatatagtaaatgtgtacctgtgtgctgaaacaattagttgattaatcaaacaacagaaaaaatatCTGCAACAATTTTGTTTTGGGATCAAATGTTAATTGTCTTTTTAGGCAACTATTTAATAATCCATAAagcgtttttattttattagcaaaaatgccacaaaaaaaataactagtTCCACTTTCTCTTTTGTTATCATTTGCGAGATTGATTACTAGTAGTCTTTTATGATATTAAATTGAATATGTCGGTTTGGGACTATACtggtcaaaacaaaaaaagcaatttgaagacatcagCTGGGGCTTTGGGAAATGTTTCGCTATTTTAGATATTTAATGgaccaaatgattaatcgagaaaataatcagattaattgataatgaaaatagccCTACAGCCATGTCTGTAACACTAGTTTTTTATAATACAAAACTTAGTTTTAAAGTCCAGTgcatataataaaaacatacaaatgaacaaaaacagaataatagcGCACACAACACAATACGTTCTTTCCCTACTGATTTACTAATACATGGTCAGGTAGCCTATTAAAATATTGGATTCATATATTGAGGATTTTAACACAGTTATGCAAAAAGAGTTCTGAGATgtcttacattttatttaaaattactTTTGTAATTTCTGAATTTATTTaggattttgtatttttcttaaaataatagaaacaaacTGTTAGCCTATGTTTCACATCACAAACCCCTAGTTTTAATCTaaaaggacccctaaactgacacaaattagaccacatCTGATAAGACTTTGACCAAGGGCCTCTTACCtgatttttttgcttttggaggttttgttacttatggatgaaattctagtgaaaataaatgattccccTTTTTGTTGGGGACCCCCTAGAACCCCCATCAAGGACCCCTGgggtttgagaaccactgatgtaAGCGTTTTGTACCAAATGCAGTTTCATATTATCTAATGTTGACATGTGGCGATTACCATTTTAATGGAGGCACCTTGCTTACATGCCAAGAACTGAGCTCCCCAAAGAATGATGGCGTATAAACAACACAGGCTGTCAGCCTCCATTCACATCATCATATCATCAACATGGTATACAGGCTGCTGCTCAGGCTGCAGCCAGGtaaggacagtgtacaggagaGCCCACCCCcaccatggaaaaaaaaaataaaggttgGTTAAGCCTGCAGGTTGGCAATCGCATCATTTGCATGTGGGCGACCTCCGCCCCTAGAGGCCCCCCATTCTCTGTCCTCAAAGGCGAATCTGCGCAGACAATGGCAGTTTGTAGATGGCAGAAAAGCCAATTTCCATGTATGCACTGATACAATGCACTGGAGCTCGTCGTGCAATGCTGTTTAGATAGTGCCACGGTCTCTTTTAACACAGCGGCAATTGTCCCTGatcccctctttcttttttcctttctctccgtCTGGATTTGGGTTTGTTCAATCGGCTTGGCGCCTACCATTCATCCTCACCGGAGAACCAAAAGACAGGGGAAGTGGGCATCTTTTTTTACGGTTAAGAGTACACATTATTCAGAATCAATAAATCGCATATATATGCGTGAAACGCGCCTCGAAGAATTATCATCACGCACGTCTCTTACGGGAATTACGCATCCATCCATCCGGTGGGTCCGTCTGACATTCACCAGTGCGCACAGTGGACAGGGAAGTGGCAAATAAAACGACCACAGGAACGGCCATTGAAATGAACACAGGGACATTTAtaatgtaaagagaaaaatggTTATAATAAAATCTCATGTATACAATCAAAGACGTGTTAAATACAGCTGAAAGGTTGCGGACGAAAAGACGCTTCCTGAAACTTTGGCATCACCTCACCTGCCTCGACGGTGCCACAGAAATCGCGCACTGCTATTTTCCTCAAATGCACGAACAGACAAACTACAGTAAAGTGAGCTGGATGGCACACACGGCACTCACCTTTCTCTTCGGCATTTTTACGCGTCAATTATTCTCCAAGCACGGAAAGATTAAGGTCAAACCCGAAAGTCCAGTAGAGGCGAATTTGAACTACCTCGAAATACAGGATCAATATCTAAGCACCTTCGATAATATGTTGATTATATGCACTCCCCAAAACTCTATACCTCCCGCAGCCATTGGCTAGAGGAGTCCAAATCCTCTCCTGTGCTGACTCCTGATTGGCTCGTCTCGTCACTATGTAAATAAGAGGCCAGCGGACATTGGCCGAGATTTATCAGAGGGGGTCTGTGATTGGCTACGCGCTCTTTGTGCGCAGATCCCACTAGACGGCGATGGCTGAGAGAGAAAAGTGGAGACAGGCCAATGAAAGCAGGGCCGACTCTCGGTGGatctgggaaatgtaggatgaGAGAGACGttgtaaataaaacacaaaggaCCAGAAAAATGGGCACAATGGCACAATGTCGGCCATAGAAGAGCTCCAGAAAATCTGGCGAGCATTGTGTCTTGTAGGGTTTCCACTGCTGTAAAGAACTAGAGTAATCGCACACCACATTTTGCATAACCAATAGACCATCGCTGCAGAGGCACCAGTCCCGGTAGGAACATGATACTAGTCAAACAATACAGTGAATAAGGTCACCGTAAATTCAGACAAATTAGACCACTGAGTGAATTATTACATGATACAGACTTGTTTTCATGGGAATGTAAAGCATCAGACAGGTGTACATGTACATAGGTTGAAGGCTAAATTGTGCACAAGTACATTTAATATGCACTGCTTCATTTGAGTTCTCTCTCTATTAAGACCAGAATTATCCAGCAAAGTCAGAATAAAATCCATATAAAAACTGGAAAGAACACTATAAAAGAGCCTAAGCCCTTAGACTAGGATATATACCATAGTGTATTAATATGTAGCCTGTAATGTGTTTTGGGAGGCTATATATTATTTGTTTGAATTGTCTCTCGCATAATGAACACTTCTAAAATTGTTTATTATAAAcatgtatattttaaaaaaaaaaagaagagaggaatAAGTTGTCTTTGAAACTGCACTGTAATGTGTTAACACTAGGATACTGATTTAAGGTTTTCTCAGTGGATACCCATTCAGACACCTCATCTCTGGGCATCTGCTGATACAGAGTGACGGAGACAAAGAAAACCACATTCAATGTGGATCGGTCCGTCATGGCTCATGCTCCATCCACCAAATGAGGTCAGTATTGGCACCGATATTTATCCGGTGTATCGGATCCATGTATGCTAACAGATACTGTAAACCACCCACTTCTGGGCAAAAGTGAAAACTCAATGGACAACCCTGATAAGGTATATAAAAGCCAAGGTTCAACAGGCAACCCAGTTGATTAGGATGTGTCGCTGTCCTAATGGGACA
This genomic window from Perca flavescens isolate YP-PL-M2 chromosome 18, PFLA_1.0, whole genome shotgun sequence contains:
- the hmgn3 gene encoding high mobility group nucleosome-binding domain-containing protein 3 isoform X2; translated protein: MPKRKSPEGPEGKEASKVTKQEPPRRSQRLSAKPAPPKSEAKPKKAIVKKVADDKGAKAKKGGAKGKKDDGPAQNGETKTNEIYVSRPSVRVSSNSMAPSLMSVRGQSETVRVKGN
- the hmgn3 gene encoding high mobility group nucleosome-binding domain-containing protein 3 isoform X4, encoding MKTNQKNERQKAVRRLLHVHASLHADGANLSGNSGAAIKLPAPSPEGPEGKEASKVTKQEPPRRSQRLSAKPAPPKSEAKPKKAIVKVADDKGAKAKKGGAKGN
- the hmgn3 gene encoding high mobility group nucleosome-binding domain-containing protein 3 isoform X3, which gives rise to MKTNQKNERQKAVRRLLHVHASLHADGANLSGNSGAAIKLPAPSPEGPEGKEASKVTKQEPPRRSQRLSAKPAPPKSEAKPKKAIVKKVADDKGAKAKKGGAKGN
- the hmgn3 gene encoding high mobility group nucleosome-binding domain-containing protein 3 isoform X1, with protein sequence MKTNQKNERQKAVRRLLHVHASLHADGANLSGNSGAAIKLPAPSPEGPEGKEASKVTKQEPPRRSQRLSAKPAPPKSEAKPKKAIVKKVADDKGAKAKKGGAKGKKDDGPAQNGETKTNEVTEAAEEATEEKA